One genomic segment of Bacteroides caccae includes these proteins:
- a CDS encoding DUF4249 family protein, with product MKNYPSYWSANFNVITRMKPNFNFHCIVLLQLLYLCAACEELYNTEMVPPEGAIVFDGVITNEPPPYFFSLSKPSGGLGEYVSRGYERINDAEIVIIDQTVGVRDTLKNAELTPYNDFRYYDHYRHKEVTVPIKWDKGETPGGLYVTTKIYGIENHIYELHIKYKGKEYTACERMVPKTPIDKIIMKRVDMGEGEHNEVPCISFKNPMEEHNYYLFYIDSFSSKTFRIASIYNLYYGMTNSGGWPFSILDDKYLTENVEDYAVSVGEQFILPNRPTWSYPIADSIWVQMHSISENCYNVYDRMIKQIRSDGGTFSNRPASVKSNISNGAYGIFRVSAISEIYHYQKHRI from the coding sequence ATGAAGAATTATCCAAGCTATTGGAGCGCGAACTTTAATGTAATAACTAGAATGAAACCTAACTTTAACTTTCATTGTATAGTTCTTCTACAATTGCTGTATTTATGTGCAGCTTGTGAAGAACTATATAATACAGAAATGGTACCACCTGAAGGTGCGATTGTCTTTGATGGAGTGATAACTAATGAGCCTCCTCCTTATTTTTTTTCATTAAGTAAACCTTCTGGGGGATTGGGTGAATATGTAAGTCGTGGTTATGAGAGGATTAATGATGCAGAAATTGTTATTATTGATCAGACGGTTGGGGTGAGAGATACTTTGAAGAATGCAGAACTGACACCTTATAATGATTTTCGATATTATGACCATTATAGGCATAAAGAAGTAACTGTCCCGATAAAGTGGGATAAAGGTGAAACACCGGGGGGACTTTATGTTACTACAAAGATATATGGGATAGAAAATCATATATATGAATTGCATATTAAATATAAAGGAAAGGAATATACTGCATGTGAACGGATGGTGCCTAAAACTCCTATTGACAAAATAATAATGAAACGTGTTGATATGGGAGAAGGAGAACATAATGAAGTTCCATGTATAAGCTTTAAAAATCCTATGGAGGAACATAACTATTATTTATTTTATATTGATTCTTTTTCTTCTAAAACGTTTCGTATTGCATCCATTTATAACTTGTATTATGGGATGACAAATAGCGGTGGCTGGCCATTTTCTATTTTAGATGATAAATATTTAACAGAAAATGTAGAAGATTATGCAGTAAGTGTTGGGGAGCAGTTTATACTTCCTAATCGTCCCACATGGAGCTATCCCATTGCTGATTCGATTTGGGTACAAATGCATTCAATTTCTGAAAATTGTTATAATGTATATGATCGGATGATTAAACAAATTCGTTCAGATGGCGGAACTTTCTCTAATCGTCCTGCTTCTGTAAAGAGTAATATTAGTAATGGAGCTTATGGAATCTTTCGCGTAAGTGCTATTTCAGAGATATATCATTATCAAAAACACAGGATTTGA
- a CDS encoding thioredoxin domain-containing protein, with protein sequence MKVASLLFLITFFISCNISNVNKDEIVAEVNGEKIYLSELSSQSKQEIFDLLNTAYEIKNRVLTNLIKQKLLENTAKNKNMSLEEFLDFLVQQKLLLDQDSIKKYYAINTESFYAKNSLIPLKKGTIEEELSFQQRLRNRIVQALVDSLYQKADIKRYIYPPKQPECVVRDLCVHYRGNLDSSTSFIVASDYNCGRCVQFEKTLSKLYDQYREQVKFGFVHFADAPSLAALACEAADKQGQFWSFHDAIFNYVEVADSAFIYNFAKSKRLDMREFDKNLHSPDNYKKLDNIINRLVERGLMATPTIIINDRLVYVTNSYEELSKLLEREL encoded by the coding sequence ATGAAAGTAGCCTCTCTCCTTTTTTTGATCACTTTTTTTATTTCTTGTAATATTTCTAATGTAAATAAAGATGAGATTGTTGCAGAAGTAAATGGAGAAAAGATTTATCTTTCAGAATTGTCATCTCAGAGTAAACAAGAAATTTTTGATTTGTTAAATACTGCATACGAAATTAAAAATCGTGTATTGACGAATTTAATAAAACAGAAATTGCTGGAAAATACGGCTAAAAATAAAAACATGTCTTTGGAGGAATTTCTAGATTTTTTGGTTCAGCAGAAATTACTTCTTGATCAGGATAGTATAAAAAAGTACTATGCGATTAATACAGAAAGTTTTTATGCAAAGAATAGTTTAATTCCGCTAAAAAAGGGGACCATAGAAGAGGAGTTATCGTTTCAACAAAGACTTCGAAATCGGATAGTCCAAGCGTTGGTCGATTCTTTATATCAAAAAGCGGATATTAAGAGATATATTTATCCCCCTAAACAACCGGAATGTGTTGTGAGGGATTTATGTGTACATTATAGAGGAAACTTAGATTCGTCTACTTCTTTTATTGTTGCTTCTGATTATAATTGTGGGCGCTGTGTGCAATTTGAAAAAACATTATCTAAGCTCTATGATCAGTATAGGGAGCAGGTGAAGTTTGGATTTGTACATTTTGCAGATGCTCCTTCTCTAGCTGCTTTGGCGTGTGAAGCTGCAGATAAACAAGGGCAGTTTTGGTCTTTTCATGACGCGATCTTTAACTATGTAGAAGTGGCTGACTCTGCATTCATATACAATTTTGCAAAGTCTAAAAGGTTAGATATGAGGGAATTTGATAAAAATTTGCATTCTCCTGATAATTATAAGAAATTGGATAATATTATTAATCGATTGGTTGAGAGAGGGCTTATGGCTACTCCTACTATTATTATCAATGACCGATTGGTTTATGTCACTAATAGCTATGAAGAATTATCCAAGCTATTGGAGCGCGAACTTTAA